From the genome of Candidatus Fermentibacter sp., one region includes:
- the rpoB gene encoding DNA-directed RNA polymerase subunit beta produces the protein MNPKRPVRDYSRAIPAIEMPDLLEIQKKSFDVFLQADVPPDERLPQGLHKIFLDTFPIESSTKEFSLEYVEYTVGTPRWSIQEALDKHLTYSAPLNAKLRLVFRGTPDEKKVSRIVQQSVFHGELPLMTETGSFIINGAERVIVSQLHRSPGVFFEEKTVQRGRRVCSARVIPQRGSWLDLMLDTNDVIFANIDKRPKRIPITMLLRSLGLSTDSEILCRFYPKVERDLEVALKNRSRAVDLTLKSFADEIVDPETGEILARVDEPVETIEKIENLVAKGIKKASFLEIRSEKTDFDGIRKTLAKEESSLGTGLEKNEDNATLWIYEALRGTEAPSLDHAKSYLRSMFFDSKRYSLSEVGRYKLNERLNIDTTMDRLTLSVEDLVAIVDNLIKLREGKITADDIDHLGNRRVKTVGELLGQEFSKGLSRMARTIRDRMGHQDRDKLTPTELVNSRTLSSVINTFFGSSQLSQFMEQTNPLAELTHKRRTSALGEGGLTRERAGFDVRDVHHTHYGRVCPVETPEGPNIGLITTLAVYASINRFGFLEAPYRRVINGRITNEVVYLSADREDRTTIAEANTAVDRKGNLTGPLVRARRAGNFPMVPPSEVEYIDVSPQQLVGVSAALIPFLEHDDANRALMGSNMQRQAVPLLYTEAPVVGTGLEGRAAKDSGALVSARRGGTVTYADSAMIIVRADSDPLDFNRYDTYRLKKFVRTNQDTSINQKPLVHEGETVAAGQPLADGMATSQGRLALGVNAIVALCPWNGYNYEDAIVVSEKLIKKDIFTSVHVFELETQFRETKLGPEELTREIPNVGEDAKRNLDADGIIRVGSRVKADDYLVGKVTPKGEQDQSPEERLIRAIFGQKAGDVKDVSLKAPAGMDGVVIDVKVYARRDRSERARRELDEKTQKLAQAHDLRKSKLCEERDAILKELLKDQKAVDMVDTLTGEVAVPAGRKLTAAVLNKVNFMELDYGRQIVDNLETDDKARQVLRRAAQVLDRMQREYEIEIDKLNRGDDLQPGTLKLVKVLIASRRKLQVGDKMAGRHGNKGVVSIIVPEEDMPYLPDGTPVDICINPLGVPSRMNVGQILETNLGWAAKALGFDAVTPVFDSAPNTEIRKLLSEAGLPEDGKSVLYDGRTGEPMARPVTVGVMYMMKLAHQVEDKMHARSTGPYAMVTQQPLGGKAQKGGQRLGEMEVWALEAYGAAYTLREMLTIKSDDAEGRSRAYSAIVNNENIPDPGVPESFNVLLNEMRSLALDVELVTEEEK, from the coding sequence GTGAACCCTAAGAGACCAGTAAGGGATTACTCGCGCGCGATTCCTGCGATCGAGATGCCGGATCTCCTCGAGATCCAGAAGAAGTCGTTCGACGTCTTCCTGCAGGCGGACGTCCCTCCGGACGAGCGCCTCCCACAGGGTCTCCACAAGATATTCCTCGACACGTTCCCCATAGAGAGCTCCACCAAGGAGTTCTCGCTGGAGTACGTCGAGTACACGGTCGGCACGCCCCGCTGGAGCATTCAGGAAGCCCTCGACAAGCACCTCACGTATTCGGCGCCCCTGAATGCGAAGCTGAGGCTCGTTTTCCGCGGCACCCCCGACGAGAAGAAGGTCTCCAGGATAGTCCAGCAGTCCGTGTTCCACGGCGAGCTGCCCCTGATGACCGAGACCGGCTCCTTCATAATCAACGGCGCGGAGAGGGTCATCGTGAGCCAGCTCCACCGCAGCCCCGGCGTCTTCTTCGAGGAGAAGACGGTACAGCGGGGCCGCAGGGTCTGCAGCGCCCGCGTGATCCCGCAGAGGGGCTCCTGGCTCGACCTGATGCTCGACACGAACGATGTGATCTTCGCCAACATCGACAAGCGCCCCAAGAGGATCCCCATCACGATGCTCCTGCGGTCCCTGGGCCTGTCCACCGATTCCGAGATCCTCTGCAGGTTCTATCCAAAAGTAGAGAGGGATCTCGAAGTCGCCCTGAAGAACCGCAGCAGGGCGGTGGACCTCACTCTCAAGTCCTTCGCCGACGAGATCGTCGATCCCGAAACCGGCGAGATCCTCGCCAGGGTCGACGAACCGGTCGAGACGATCGAGAAGATCGAGAACCTCGTCGCAAAAGGCATCAAGAAGGCCTCCTTCCTGGAGATCAGGAGCGAGAAGACCGACTTCGACGGCATCAGAAAGACGCTGGCCAAGGAGGAGAGCAGCCTCGGAACCGGCCTGGAGAAGAACGAGGACAACGCCACCCTCTGGATCTACGAGGCCCTGAGGGGCACCGAGGCCCCGTCCCTCGACCACGCCAAGAGCTATCTGCGCTCGATGTTCTTCGACTCCAAGAGGTACAGCCTCAGCGAGGTAGGACGCTACAAGCTGAACGAGCGCCTGAACATAGACACCACCATGGACAGGCTGACCCTGTCGGTCGAGGACCTCGTGGCGATCGTCGACAACCTGATCAAGCTCCGCGAGGGCAAGATAACGGCCGACGACATCGACCACCTCGGCAACCGAAGGGTGAAGACCGTCGGCGAGCTGCTGGGGCAGGAGTTCTCCAAGGGTCTGAGCCGGATGGCCCGCACGATCCGTGACCGCATGGGCCACCAGGACCGCGACAAGCTCACCCCGACCGAGCTCGTGAACTCCCGCACGCTCTCGAGCGTCATCAACACGTTCTTCGGCTCGAGCCAGCTCTCCCAGTTCATGGAGCAGACCAACCCCCTCGCTGAGCTCACCCACAAGCGCCGCACCAGCGCCCTCGGCGAAGGCGGGCTCACCCGCGAGCGCGCCGGGTTCGACGTCAGGGACGTGCATCACACGCACTACGGCAGGGTGTGTCCCGTCGAGACTCCCGAAGGTCCCAACATCGGCCTGATCACGACCCTCGCCGTCTATGCCTCGATCAACAGGTTCGGATTCCTCGAGGCCCCCTACCGCAGGGTCATCAACGGCAGGATCACCAACGAAGTCGTGTACCTGTCCGCGGATCGCGAGGACAGGACCACGATTGCCGAAGCCAACACCGCGGTGGACCGGAAGGGCAACCTCACGGGCCCGCTGGTGAGGGCCAGGCGCGCGGGCAACTTCCCGATGGTGCCGCCTTCCGAAGTCGAGTACATCGATGTCAGCCCGCAGCAGCTGGTGGGCGTCTCCGCCGCTCTCATACCGTTCCTCGAGCACGACGACGCCAACCGGGCCCTCATGGGCTCCAACATGCAGCGCCAGGCCGTTCCTCTGCTCTACACCGAGGCGCCCGTCGTCGGAACGGGCCTCGAGGGAAGGGCCGCGAAGGACTCCGGCGCCCTGGTCTCCGCACGCCGTGGCGGCACGGTGACCTATGCGGATTCCGCCATGATCATCGTGCGCGCCGACAGCGACCCGCTCGACTTCAACCGCTACGACACCTACAGGCTCAAGAAGTTCGTGCGCACGAACCAGGACACCTCCATCAACCAGAAGCCGCTCGTCCACGAGGGCGAGACCGTCGCAGCGGGCCAGCCCCTGGCCGACGGCATGGCGACGAGCCAGGGCAGGCTGGCGCTCGGCGTAAATGCGATCGTCGCGCTGTGCCCCTGGAACGGGTACAACTACGAGGATGCCATCGTGGTCAGCGAGAAGCTGATCAAGAAGGACATCTTCACGAGCGTCCACGTGTTCGAGCTGGAGACCCAGTTCCGCGAGACGAAGCTCGGCCCCGAGGAGCTGACGCGCGAGATCCCCAACGTGGGCGAGGACGCCAAGCGCAACCTCGACGCCGACGGGATCATCCGCGTGGGCTCGAGGGTCAAGGCGGACGACTACCTCGTGGGCAAGGTGACGCCCAAGGGCGAACAGGACCAGTCCCCGGAGGAGAGGCTCATCCGCGCCATCTTCGGCCAGAAGGCCGGAGACGTGAAGGACGTGTCGCTTAAGGCCCCCGCCGGCATGGACGGGGTCGTCATAGACGTGAAGGTCTACGCCAGGCGCGACAGGTCCGAGAGGGCCAGGCGCGAGCTCGACGAGAAGACGCAGAAGCTCGCCCAGGCTCACGACCTGAGGAAGTCCAAGCTCTGCGAGGAGCGCGACGCGATACTCAAGGAGCTCCTGAAGGACCAGAAGGCCGTCGACATGGTCGACACGCTGACCGGCGAGGTCGCGGTGCCCGCCGGCCGGAAGCTCACTGCGGCCGTGCTCAACAAGGTCAACTTCATGGAGCTCGACTACGGCAGGCAGATCGTCGACAACCTGGAGACGGACGACAAGGCCAGGCAGGTCCTGCGCCGCGCCGCCCAGGTTCTCGACCGGATGCAGCGCGAATACGAGATCGAGATCGACAAGCTCAACAGGGGCGACGACCTCCAGCCCGGCACGCTCAAGCTGGTCAAGGTGCTCATAGCCAGCCGCCGCAAGCTGCAGGTCGGCGACAAGATGGCGGGGCGCCACGGGAACAAGGGTGTCGTGAGCATCATAGTCCCCGAGGAGGACATGCCCTACCTGCCCGACGGCACGCCCGTGGACATCTGCATAAACCCCCTCGGCGTCCCGTCGAGGATGAACGTGGGCCAGATACTGGAGACCAATCTCGGCTGGGCCGCCAAGGCTCTCGGCTTCGACGCCGTGACGCCCGTGTTCGACTCCGCCCCCAACACCGAGATCAGGAAGCTCCTGTCCGAGGCCGGGCTCCCCGAGGACGGCAAGAGCGTCCTCTACGACGGGCGCACCGGCGAACCCATGGCCAGGCCCGTCACCGTCGGCGTCATGTACATGATGAAGCTGGCGCACCAGGTGGAGGACAAGATGCACGCGCGCTCCACCGGCCCGTACGCGATGGTGACACAGCAGCCCCTGGGCGGCAAGGCCCAGAAGGGCGGACAGAGGCTAGGCGAGATGGAGGTCTGGGCCCTCGAGGCCTACGGGGCGGCCTACACGCTCCGGGAGATGCTGACCATCAAGTCCGACGACGCCGAGGGCCGCTCCAGGGCGTACAGCGCGATAGTGAACAACGAGAACATACCCGATCCGGGCGTTCCCGAATCCTTCAACGTGCTGCTCAACGAGATGAGGAGCCTTGCGCTCGATGTAGAGCTCGTCACCGAGGAGGAGAAGTAG
- the rplJ gene encoding 50S ribosomal protein L10: MSITRERKEQVLGDLSRDLRGGGSIVLTDFTGIDVAGMTSLRNELRSSGVRFMVVKNTILRKVFDSMEVGSDPVVSLAQGPTAVAWSRDEIIPVRTLKKFSKDHDGRPAIKGGYVSGRSLSAAEMMSLADLPGREELLARLLGSMSAPLQGFVNVTGGVLRSFLNAVNAVKEKQEQNQ, from the coding sequence GTGAGCATCACGAGAGAACGCAAGGAGCAGGTCCTGGGCGACCTGTCCAGGGATCTCAGGGGCGGCGGTTCGATAGTTCTCACTGACTTCACAGGCATAGACGTGGCCGGGATGACCAGCCTGAGGAACGAGCTCAGGTCGTCGGGCGTCAGGTTCATGGTCGTGAAGAACACGATACTCCGCAAGGTATTCGACAGCATGGAAGTGGGGAGCGATCCGGTGGTCTCCCTGGCACAGGGCCCCACCGCGGTCGCCTGGTCGAGGGACGAGATAATCCCCGTCAGGACTCTCAAGAAGTTCTCGAAGGACCATGACGGCAGGCCCGCCATCAAGGGCGGGTACGTCTCCGGCCGCTCCCTGAGCGCCGCCGAGATGATGAGCCTGGCGGACCTTCCAGGGCGCGAGGAGCTCCTCGCGAGGCTGCTCGGATCCATGAGCGCGCCTCTGCAGGGTTTTGTGAATGTCACGGGCGGCGTCCTGCGCAGCTTCCTGAACGCCGTGAACGCGGTGAAGGAAAAGCAGGAGCAGAACCAGTAG
- a CDS encoding ATP-binding cassette domain-containing protein encodes MSGAILKAEGVGRSFGSLRVLDGLDLEASPGEFLGIIGRSGTGKSTLLGILGTHDLEFEGRLELDGREVKSATPAGLASMRRDVLGYVFQDFHLLPELTALENAILPAVFSGRDAESARNSAIDVMDQLGVRIDSTPTAMLSRGERQRVAVARGLVNRPGVLLADEPSASLDDDNENILFDMLDGLRRKQGFTLIAVVHSHAVLSRADRVLELREGRLRPAERNVPPEGGSAP; translated from the coding sequence GTGAGCGGGGCGATCCTGAAGGCTGAAGGCGTGGGGAGGTCGTTCGGGAGCCTGCGCGTGCTCGACGGGCTCGACCTGGAAGCCTCCCCGGGCGAGTTCCTGGGCATCATAGGCCGCAGCGGCACGGGGAAGAGCACTCTCCTCGGCATCCTGGGGACGCACGACCTCGAATTCGAGGGCAGGCTGGAGCTGGACGGCAGGGAAGTGAAGTCCGCCACTCCGGCCGGGCTGGCCTCGATGAGGCGCGACGTCCTCGGGTACGTCTTCCAGGACTTCCATCTCCTGCCCGAGCTGACGGCCCTCGAGAACGCCATCCTGCCTGCGGTCTTCTCGGGCAGGGACGCCGAATCGGCACGCAACAGCGCGATCGACGTCATGGACCAGCTCGGGGTGCGCATCGACTCGACCCCGACAGCGATGCTCTCGCGGGGCGAGCGCCAGAGGGTGGCCGTGGCGCGGGGCCTCGTGAACCGGCCCGGCGTGCTGCTCGCCGACGAACCCAGCGCGAGCCTCGACGACGACAACGAGAACATCCTCTTCGACATGCTCGACGGCCTCAGGAGGAAGCAGGGATTCACCCTGATAGCGGTGGTCCACTCCCATGCCGTCCTTTCCCGCGCCGACAGGGTCCTCGAGCTCAGGGAAGGCCGCCTCCGCCCGGCTGAGAGGAACGTTCCTCCCGAAGGGGGGAGCGCGCCATGA
- the rplA gene encoding 50S ribosomal protein L1, giving the protein MAGASRRFAEALSQVDRTIQYSLEDALGLVKKLATAKFDETVEMAIGLGIDPKYSDQMVRGTCVLPHGTGRTVKVLVFARGEKAEEARAAGADHVGEDDLADRIMQGWIDFQVVIATPDMMKVVGKLGKVLGPRGLMPNPKTGTVTTEIGEAVRESKGGKITFRTDKQGNVNAPIGKASFDQKALEENAVMFLEKIMQLRPSGAKGRYLMSVSVSSTMGPGVHMDVNDVRAHLR; this is encoded by the coding sequence ATGGCAGGCGCGAGCAGGCGTTTCGCAGAGGCCCTGAGCCAGGTCGACCGCACCATCCAGTATTCCCTCGAGGATGCGCTGGGCCTCGTGAAGAAGCTGGCCACGGCCAAGTTCGACGAGACCGTCGAGATGGCCATCGGCCTGGGCATCGACCCGAAGTACAGCGATCAGATGGTCCGCGGGACCTGCGTGCTCCCCCACGGAACGGGCAGGACCGTGAAGGTCCTGGTGTTCGCCAGGGGCGAGAAGGCCGAGGAGGCCAGGGCCGCGGGAGCCGATCACGTCGGCGAGGACGATCTGGCGGACAGGATAATGCAGGGCTGGATCGACTTCCAGGTCGTGATAGCCACCCCGGACATGATGAAGGTTGTGGGCAAGCTGGGGAAGGTGCTGGGCCCCAGGGGCCTCATGCCCAACCCCAAGACAGGCACCGTCACGACAGAGATCGGTGAGGCCGTAAGGGAGTCCAAGGGCGGCAAGATCACGTTCCGCACCGACAAGCAGGGCAACGTGAACGCCCCCATCGGAAAGGCCAGCTTCGACCAGAAGGCCCTGGAGGAGAATGCGGTGATGTTCCTCGAGAAGATCATGCAGCTCCGCCCCTCCGGAGCCAAGGGTCGCTATCTGATGTCCGTCAGCGTCTCATCGACGATGGGACCCGGTGTTCACATGGACGTCAACGACGTCCGGGCGCACCTGCGCTAG
- the tuf gene encoding elongation factor Tu, whose protein sequence is MAKEKFERSKPHVNVGTIGHIDHGKTTLTAAITKCLATLNMANFTAFDEIDNAPEEKARGITINTAHIEYQTAARHYAHVDCPGHADYIKNMITGAAQMDGAILVVSAADGVMPQTKEHVLLAGQVNVPKMVVFLNKVDAVDDPELVDLVEMEVSELLAKYGFDASSPIIRGSALKALNSTGAEGDPDAACIFELMKAVDTWIPTPDRAVDKPFLMPVEDVFSIPGRGTVGTGRVESGSIKVGDKVERVGIKETLETTVTGVEMFRKELDFAQAGDNVGLLLRGVAKEDLERGMVISAPKSITPHNEFTAQVYVLTQKEGGRHKPFFDGYRPQFYFRTTDVTGTINLPEGTEMCMPGDHIEMKVTLITPIAMSEGLRFAIREGGRTVGAGNVNKIIK, encoded by the coding sequence ATGGCCAAGGAGAAGTTCGAGAGGTCCAAACCCCATGTCAACGTGGGAACCATCGGTCACATCGACCATGGCAAGACCACGCTCACCGCAGCCATCACCAAGTGCCTGGCCACCCTCAACATGGCCAATTTCACCGCCTTCGACGAGATCGACAACGCTCCCGAGGAGAAGGCCCGCGGCATCACGATAAACACCGCCCACATCGAGTACCAGACGGCCGCCAGGCACTACGCCCACGTCGACTGCCCGGGCCATGCCGACTACATAAAGAACATGATCACGGGTGCGGCCCAGATGGACGGCGCCATCCTCGTCGTCAGCGCAGCCGACGGCGTGATGCCCCAGACCAAGGAGCACGTGCTCCTGGCCGGCCAGGTGAACGTCCCCAAGATGGTGGTCTTCCTGAACAAGGTCGACGCCGTCGACGATCCCGAGCTGGTCGACCTGGTCGAGATGGAGGTCTCCGAGCTCCTCGCCAAGTACGGGTTCGACGCCTCCTCCCCGATCATCCGCGGCAGCGCCCTGAAGGCCCTCAACAGCACGGGCGCCGAGGGCGACCCTGACGCCGCCTGCATCTTCGAGCTGATGAAGGCCGTCGACACCTGGATCCCGACCCCCGACCGCGCCGTCGACAAGCCGTTCCTGATGCCGGTCGAGGACGTGTTCTCGATCCCCGGCCGCGGCACCGTGGGCACCGGCAGGGTCGAGAGCGGCAGCATCAAGGTGGGGGACAAGGTCGAGCGCGTCGGCATCAAGGAGACTCTCGAGACTACGGTCACCGGTGTGGAGATGTTCCGCAAGGAGCTCGACTTCGCGCAGGCCGGCGACAACGTCGGTCTCCTGCTCCGCGGTGTGGCCAAGGAGGATCTCGAGAGGGGCATGGTCATCTCCGCCCCGAAGAGCATCACCCCACACAACGAGTTCACGGCCCAGGTCTACGTCCTGACCCAGAAGGAGGGCGGCAGGCACAAGCCGTTCTTCGACGGCTACAGGCCCCAGTTCTACTTCAGGACCACTGACGTCACCGGCACGATCAACCTGCCCGAGGGCACCGAGATGTGCATGCCCGGCGACCACATCGAGATGAAGGTGACGCTGATCACCCCGATCGCCATGTCAGAGGGTCTCAGGTTCGCCATCCGCGAGGGCGGCAGGACCGTAGGCGCCGGCAACGTGAACAAGATCATAAAGTAG
- the secE gene encoding preprotein translocase subunit SecE translates to MTEKASIGSFFARIWRSVVDFILEVKAEMMKVAWPSRQEIVASTWVVIFAVAIVSAWIFVADRASSILMTALRSALS, encoded by the coding sequence ATGACTGAGAAGGCCTCGATCGGGAGCTTCTTTGCAAGGATCTGGCGCAGCGTCGTCGACTTCATCCTCGAGGTCAAGGCCGAGATGATGAAGGTCGCCTGGCCGTCGCGGCAGGAGATCGTCGCATCCACGTGGGTCGTGATCTTCGCAGTCGCGATCGTCTCGGCGTGGATCTTCGTGGCTGACCGCGCCAGCAGCATTCTCATGACCGCCCTTCGCAGCGCGCTGAGCTGA
- the nusG gene encoding transcription termination/antitermination protein NusG, protein MTDGVVAAEEGRNANLKWFVVHVFSGYELRVKKWLEGPLALKFPGRVGKSMIPVEEVTLTRGAKRTTREKRLYPGYVFVELELNDEMVLDIRSMMNVSGFPPMNRSYPQPLSDEEMKRIIGQADGRETHRVVRVPFSVGQTVRVVDGPFNNFSGVVESINPERGRVRVIFTIFGRKAPVELDFAQVKLV, encoded by the coding sequence ATGACTGACGGGGTTGTGGCTGCAGAGGAAGGCCGGAACGCGAATCTGAAGTGGTTCGTGGTCCACGTGTTCTCCGGGTACGAACTGAGGGTGAAGAAGTGGCTGGAAGGCCCTCTGGCCCTCAAGTTCCCCGGCAGGGTGGGCAAGAGCATGATCCCCGTCGAGGAGGTCACGCTCACCCGCGGTGCCAAGAGGACCACGAGGGAGAAGAGGCTCTATCCCGGATACGTCTTCGTCGAGCTCGAACTGAACGACGAGATGGTCCTGGACATACGCTCCATGATGAACGTGAGCGGGTTCCCGCCCATGAACCGGAGCTATCCCCAGCCTCTCTCCGACGAGGAGATGAAGAGGATCATCGGCCAGGCCGACGGCAGGGAGACCCACAGGGTGGTCAGGGTGCCCTTCTCGGTCGGCCAGACGGTGCGTGTCGTCGACGGCCCGTTCAACAACTTCTCGGGCGTAGTGGAATCCATCAACCCGGAACGGGGACGGGTCCGGGTCATCTTCACGATCTTTGGCCGCAAGGCGCCGGTCGAGCTGGACTTCGCGCAGGTCAAGCTCGTCTGA
- the rplL gene encoding 50S ribosomal protein L7/L12 encodes MSEDKKALIIETISGMTVLELADLVKMMEEKFGVSAAAPVAAVAAAPAAAAAAVEEKTEFDVILEGFGDKKIQVIKVLREATGLGLKEAKDLVDGVPSKIKEGAEKAEAESLKKQLEEAGATVKLQ; translated from the coding sequence ATGTCCGAAGACAAGAAGGCTCTCATCATCGAGACCATTTCCGGCATGACAGTCCTCGAGCTCGCAGACCTCGTCAAGATGATGGAGGAGAAGTTCGGCGTCTCCGCGGCGGCCCCCGTGGCGGCCGTGGCGGCGGCTCCCGCCGCGGCAGCGGCTGCCGTGGAGGAGAAGACCGAGTTCGACGTCATCCTCGAGGGCTTCGGGGACAAGAAGATCCAGGTCATCAAGGTCCTCCGCGAGGCCACCGGCCTCGGGCTCAAGGAAGCCAAGGACCTCGTAGACGGCGTGCCCTCCAAGATCAAGGAAGGCGCCGAGAAGGCGGAGGCCGAGAGCCTCAAGAAGCAGCTCGAGGAGGCCGGCGCTACTGTCAAGCTGCAGTAG
- the rplK gene encoding 50S ribosomal protein L11 translates to MAKKILGVVKLQLPAGQATPAPPVGPSLGQYGINLPGFCKDFNARTQGQEGLVFPAVVTVYADRSFTFELKSPPAAVLLKRAAGLAKGSGEPNRQKVGTVTMDQVREIARTKMADLNAASLEAAVMMVRGTARSMGLEVTD, encoded by the coding sequence ATGGCAAAGAAGATCCTGGGCGTGGTGAAGCTGCAGCTGCCCGCGGGACAGGCCACACCGGCACCGCCGGTCGGGCCTTCGCTGGGTCAGTACGGCATAAACCTGCCCGGGTTCTGCAAGGACTTTAATGCCCGCACCCAGGGGCAGGAGGGCCTTGTGTTCCCGGCAGTCGTCACCGTTTATGCCGACCGGAGCTTTACTTTCGAGCTCAAGTCGCCCCCGGCTGCAGTTCTGCTGAAGCGCGCGGCAGGACTCGCCAAGGGATCGGGCGAGCCCAACCGCCAGAAGGTCGGGACCGTCACGATGGACCAGGTCCGCGAGATAGCCCGCACCAAGATGGCCGACCTCAACGCAGCTTCGCTCGAGGCGGCAGTGATGATGGTCAGGGGCACCGCGAGGAGCATGGGGCTGGAGGTGACCGACTGA
- the rpmG gene encoding 50S ribosomal protein L33, whose amino-acid sequence MRVIITLACQDCKRRNYSTTKDKRKHPDRMETSKYCRFCRKHTTHRESK is encoded by the coding sequence GTGAGAGTCATAATCACACTGGCCTGCCAGGACTGCAAGAGGCGCAACTACTCCACCACCAAGGACAAGCGCAAGCATCCCGACAGGATGGAGACGAGCAAGTACTGCAGGTTCTGCCGGAAGCACACGACTCACCGGGAGAGCAAATAG